ATGCCTCTTATTTCAAGTGGCATTGCTATATTATCTAATACTGATCTATGGGGCATTAGAGCAAAGTTCTGAAAAACCATACCTATCTTTTTATTCCTTAAATCTTGCAAACTTTTTGCGTCAAACTTCATTACATCTTCATTATTGATCAAAATTTGACCTGAAGTTGGTTCTAATAATCTATTGATATGCCTAACTAAAGTAGATTTACCACTGCCAGAAAGGCCCATTACACAAAAAATCTCTCCCTTTTTAACGTTAAAAGAAACATCAGATACACCAATTACTGAATTATATTTTTCTAAAGCTTCTTGTTTTGAAATATGTTCATTTTGAATAGCGTTTAATGCTTCTTTGGAATTGTTACCAAATATCTTCCAAACATTTTTTATTTTAATAGCTGAGTCCATCAAATCCGTTCGAAAATTTAATAATTTTTTTTCAAGAAATATACCCGGCAACAAATAAAGTTGCCGGGTAAAAATTTAACTTAACTTAAAGTCCTAACCAACCATCAACTTTAGATTTATTATTTTTCATCCAAGTTCTAGCAACATCAGCTGGTTGTTTTTTCTCAACTGAAATTGCATAAGCCATAGCTGACACATCATCTCCTGTTAACTGAAAGTTCTTAAAAAACTCAACAATAGCTGGAGATTTTGCTTCTAAAGAAGTGCCCCAACCTATTTGGATTTTTTTAAGTGCATCTTTTGACGCAACATAAGATTTTTTATACCAGTCAGCATCTTCTTTAGGCTGAACCATTTTGTATTTAGATGGATCATGTTTTGGTTCTGTCAACATAACTACGTCAGCCATTCCCCAAATTGCATGTGGTTTGTAACAATAAAATGCATAGCCTTCACCTTTTTTAATTGAGTCAAGCACTCTTGCATTTTTTACAGCTTCAGCAGCTCTGATAGGTTCAATACCCGCATCATATAAACCATAATCTCTAAGTTTAACTTGGTTTACATTTGCAGAAGCCCATCCGTCAGCACCAATCCAAAACTCACCTTTACCATTACCATCACTGTCCATTGCTTTAACAACTTCTGGTCTAGCTAAGTCTTCAATTGCTGTAATATTCATTTTTTTTGCAAATTGTTGAGATACACAATATCCTTGGTTCCCTTCATAAGGTTTTGAACTTAACTTAAGAGTTCCTTTGGGAACTAGATCGTTAGTATAAGCCTGTTGATTAGGTAACCAGATATCAGGGTGAACTTCTATTTCACCTTTGCTTCTATCAATTGCACCGTAGATTGCAGTGTTGTTTCCTGGAACTAATTCTGCTTCTCCACCCATTTTGTCATTAACAACTGCTGCTAATAAATTTGCAATAGCTGTTGCACCTGTCCAACCTGGATCTCCTATTTTAACTTTTTCAGCAAATGTTGAAAAAGTAGCAAATAAAGAAATTAAACCAGCTACAAGTGTAGTTTTTATTATTTTCATTATACCCCTCTCGATTAATTTAAAAACTAAGCATAGCTTAAAACTTTTAAGAGAGTCAAAGAAATTTGTAGCTAAATTTGTTGAGTTTTTGAGATAAATATAAATCTAGACATAATTTTTTTACTTAAAATCTAAAGATTTTGCTTCTTTTTTATTAAATTTTTTTTCATTTAATAGGTTTGCAAAACTGTGGTTAACATCTCTGTGTCCTGCCTCATCATCTCTTACTACCCTTACAACATCTTTTAATGTTGAGTGAAGTGGAAGATTCCAATAGTCAATTGCAATTTTGGGAGCTGGTTGATCTTTAATTCTTCCCGACTCTAATTCGTTTAAATAATCTGTATAACTAAAAACTGCCTCTTCTTCAAAGTACCCTACTATTCTATGAGCTGTTCTTTGAGACACCAAATATATTATTGAATAAATAATTATAAATACTAGTTGTGCTGCAATAATTATAAATCTTTCTAATGGTGTTGGTTTAGCAACCTGAATAAAAGTCATTAAATGCATTCTTTCATTTTCAGCCTCTTCTAAAAGAAGCTTTATCCAGCCTTTATCATCCTCCATTTTTCTTAAAGATTTTAGATGCATCAGCATGCCTGCAACCATTCCAGGTACAGCAGCAACCGTTTCTAGTACTACGGCTCTATGACCATATTTTTTTTTAAAAAAAATATCAGCTACAAGTCTTAAAAGTTTTGTAAACAATAAGGCTACACGGTCACTCATATTTTCTGGCCTGTAATGTTTTTGTAAATTATCCATCACATATATATTTGGATATTAGTTTCAATTATTCTATGTGATATTATGACCTTAAATATACTGGGTTTTATCTTATTTATTAGTGGCTAATCCAAAAGAATTAGACCTTTTTCACAAAACTAATAGCAGCACCAATGGTTGTCAAAAATCCAGCTAACGGCAAGATTGCAACAGCATATTTCTTTGGCATATAATTCTCTTTGAACTCAATACCTTGGAAGCTAATTTCAAAATACCACATTTCCCAATACTTTCCACGCATACCCTCTACAAGTTCAAATCCATAAATTATCAGGACTATACCAATTGCCATAATCATAAGCTTCCAGAACTGGCGTATATATAGCGACAGTCTATTTGGTAATTTTTCATAAATTAAATTTAAAGCTATGTGTTCATTATCTCTGGCTGTTAGAGAAAGTGCTATAAACATCAGCCAAATATTACTTAATACTGTTAGCAGATCACCCCAAACAGGAGGGTTGTTAAAAACATATCGCATGATTACGTTATAAAGGGTGAAACCAACCATCGCAGCCAAAAGGAGTGAGCACATAGCTTCCAATGTGCGATGAATAAAACGGTCTATGTTGTTAAAAAATTTTAACATGTCTCTAATTACTCAGTAGGTTTGGAAGAAACATGGTCAACTCTGGAATAACGAGGATAAAAAATAAAAGTAAAAACAGCCCAACTAGATAAGGAATTAATGCAACAGCAACTTTTTCTAGACGGACTTGTGCTATTGTTGCAGCGGTAAAGAATGCGACGCCAACAGGTGGTGTTACTGATCCTATTAAGAAGCCAACTATTACAACGATAGCCGCTTGTATCTCAGGAAAGCCAGCTTGAGCCATAACATTAACTAATACTGGGCCAACTATGATAATGTTTACCGCAGAGTCCATTACTGTTCCAAGAAGAAAAATAAATAGGATAACGGCTAAAATAAAAATAATGGGGGATTCTGTAAGGCTTAGAAGCCAGTTTTCAAGTTCACCAATTGCACCTAGAGAGGTAAGTAACCAACTGAAGGGTCCCGACGCAGCTATGATAATAAAAACCATTGCCGAATTACGGAATGCTCGACGAAAAGCACCAGTACAATCTTTCCATTTAATAGTTCGATACACGAATACACCTGTAAATAACGCAACCATTGCTGTGATAGCTCCAGCCTCTACAACCGATGCAACACCACCCATTACTGAACCCACTAAAACCACAGGTATCAGAAGGGCAAACGAGGATCGATATAATTCTTTACCAGCTCGACGTATCGAAAATTTTTCATCACTGCGCTCGAAATTATATTTGATTGCAAAGTAATGATTGATTATCATGATCACAACGCCTATCAACACGCCTGGAATAATTCCAGCTGCAAATAGTGATGCAATCGAAAGCTCTGTCGAATTAGCAAGTACAATCATCATGATACTGGGTGGAATTATGCCTCCTATAGTGGAGCTTACACCTGTAACCGCAGCCGAAAACGCAGGAGGATAGCCAGCTTTTTTCATAGCTGGTAATACTAATGCTCCCACCGTAGCTGTATCTGCTACCACAGAACCATTCATCCCTGCAAAA
The nucleotide sequence above comes from Candidatus Pelagibacter giovannonii. Encoded proteins:
- a CDS encoding TRAP transporter small permease, translating into MCSLLLAAMVGFTLYNVIMRYVFNNPPVWGDLLTVLSNIWLMFIALSLTARDNEHIALNLIYEKLPNRLSLYIRQFWKLMIMAIGIVLIIYGFELVEGMRGKYWEMWYFEISFQGIEFKENYMPKKYAVAILPLAGFLTTIGAAISFVKKV
- a CDS encoding alternative oxidase, with protein sequence MDNLQKHYRPENMSDRVALLFTKLLRLVADIFFKKKYGHRAVVLETVAAVPGMVAGMLMHLKSLRKMEDDKGWIKLLLEEAENERMHLMTFIQVAKPTPLERFIIIAAQLVFIIIYSIIYLVSQRTAHRIVGYFEEEAVFSYTDYLNELESGRIKDQPAPKIAIDYWNLPLHSTLKDVVRVVRDDEAGHRDVNHSFANLLNEKKFNKKEAKSLDFK
- a CDS encoding glycine betaine ABC transporter substrate-binding protein encodes the protein MKIIKTTLVAGLISLFATFSTFAEKVKIGDPGWTGATAIANLLAAVVNDKMGGEAELVPGNNTAIYGAIDRSKGEIEVHPDIWLPNQQAYTNDLVPKGTLKLSSKPYEGNQGYCVSQQFAKKMNITAIEDLARPEVVKAMDSDGNGKGEFWIGADGWASANVNQVKLRDYGLYDAGIEPIRAAEAVKNARVLDSIKKGEGYAFYCYKPHAIWGMADVVMLTEPKHDPSKYKMVQPKEDADWYKKSYVASKDALKKIQIGWGTSLEAKSPAIVEFFKNFQLTGDDVSAMAYAISVEKKQPADVARTWMKNNKSKVDGWLGL
- a CDS encoding TRAP transporter large permease — protein: MESIILLGVLLFLILLGAPIGFILILIPFVYILFTDAVPLILIPSQMFNAIDSVPLTAIAFFMLTGELMTSATITDRLVALSKSLIGRVRGGLAQVNVLVSMFFAGMNGSVVADTATVGALVLPAMKKAGYPPAFSAAVTGVSSTIGGIIPPSIMMIVLANSTELSIASLFAAGIIPGVLIGVVIMIINHYFAIKYNFERSDEKFSIRRAGKELYRSSFALLIPVVLVGSVMGGVASVVEAGAITAMVALFTGVFVYRTIKWKDCTGAFRRAFRNSAMVFIIIAASGPFSWLLTSLGAIGELENWLLSLTESPIIFILAVILFIFLLGTVMDSAVNIIIVGPVLVNVMAQAGFPEIQAAIVVIVGFLIGSVTPPVGVAFFTAATIAQVRLEKVAVALIPYLVGLFLLLFFILVIPELTMFLPNLLSN